The DNA segment CGCGAGGCGCTCGCCGATCTCCACGAGGGAGAGCCCCTCGAAATAGGCGAGCTCGAGCACCGTGCGCTGGTCCTCCTGGAGCGCGGCCACGACGCGCCTCACGCGGGCGCAGTCGGAGCCGAGCGCCGGGTGGACGCGCATGCCCGGGAGCACGGCGCTCATCGCCTCCGGCTCGGACAGCGC comes from the Sorangium aterium genome and includes:
- a CDS encoding sigma-70 family RNA polymerase sigma factor; this translates as MAPRLAALIDVAPDDARRALHALSEPEAMSAVLPGMRVHPALGSDCARVRRVVAALQEDQRTVLELAYFEGLSLVEIGERLAVPVGTVKSRLSRALDKLRTTLQEQPRAAAG